A genomic stretch from Bradyrhizobium quebecense includes:
- a CDS encoding winged helix-turn-helix transcriptional regulator: protein MAKRVSHRDSMCGVARPLDAIGDWWSLLIVRDAFDGLRRFGEFQKSLGLAKNILSARLRNLLAHGIMETVPAADGSPYQEYVLTEKGRGLFPLLVALRQWGEDFFFEPDEAHVLLVDRKNGLPVRRLELRAQDGRVVGAEDTMVRLPRASHGNGNA from the coding sequence ATGGCGAAGCGAGTGAGCCACAGGGACTCGATGTGCGGCGTGGCCCGGCCGCTGGATGCGATCGGAGACTGGTGGTCGCTGCTGATCGTCCGCGATGCATTCGACGGGCTGCGCCGGTTCGGCGAATTTCAGAAGAGCCTCGGGCTTGCCAAGAACATCCTCTCCGCCCGGCTCCGTAATCTGCTGGCGCACGGAATCATGGAGACCGTGCCTGCAGCGGACGGCAGCCCGTACCAGGAATATGTGCTGACCGAAAAGGGACGCGGGCTGTTCCCGCTCCTCGTCGCGCTCCGGCAGTGGGGTGAGGATTTCTTCTTCGAGCCCGACGAAGCGCATGTGCTGCTGGTTGATCGAAAGAATGGACTGCCGGTGCGCCGCCTCGAGCTGAGAGCGCAGGACGGACGCGTCGTCGGCGCAGAAGACACGATGGTGCGGCTGCCGCGGGCTTCCCATGGGAACGGCAACGCGTGA
- a CDS encoding PQQ-dependent sugar dehydrogenase — protein MRKTNLAGVSISVVILAATSIARSGAEPVLKGAEAFGDWQRDRPGTVRLITPQDLPKPGATASSSNSSRIVSRPASAAPQVPAGFKVELFASGLSGPRIIRTAPNGDIFVVETSSGRIRVLRNADGATKPATNEVYATGLNRPFGIAFFPNGDNPQWLYVANTDSVVRFAYRNGDLRAPGKPESIVANLPHGYGHSTRDIVFTPDDKRMLVSVGSVGNAGEGLGRPPEGIESWSRDHALGAAWGSETDRAAVLAFDPDGKNRKLFATGIRNCVGLAIQPGSGTPWCSTNERDGRGDNLVPDYVTRIREGAFYGWPWYYIGANEDPAHAGARPDLKDKVTTPDVLLQAHSASLGLTFYTGSSFPAEYRGDGFAAEHGSWNRAKRTGYKVIRIRLKNGLPTGEYEDFVTGFVIGDNEVWGRPVGVTVARDGALLVSEDGNGTIWRVSHD, from the coding sequence ATGCGTAAGACAAACCTTGCCGGCGTGAGCATTTCCGTCGTCATCCTCGCAGCGACCAGCATCGCGCGGTCGGGCGCTGAACCTGTGCTGAAGGGCGCGGAGGCCTTCGGCGACTGGCAGCGCGACAGACCGGGCACGGTGCGTCTGATCACGCCGCAGGACTTGCCCAAGCCGGGGGCAACGGCCTCCAGCAGCAACTCATCCCGCATCGTGTCGCGCCCCGCATCGGCGGCGCCGCAGGTGCCGGCGGGGTTCAAGGTCGAGTTGTTTGCGAGCGGGCTGAGCGGTCCGCGGATTATCCGGACCGCGCCCAACGGCGATATCTTCGTCGTGGAAACCAGCTCCGGCCGCATCCGTGTCCTGCGCAACGCCGACGGCGCCACCAAGCCGGCGACCAATGAGGTCTACGCAACCGGGCTGAACCGGCCGTTCGGCATCGCGTTCTTTCCAAACGGCGACAATCCGCAATGGCTCTATGTCGCCAACACCGACAGCGTCGTGCGCTTTGCCTACCGCAACGGCGATCTCAGGGCGCCGGGAAAGCCTGAGAGCATCGTCGCAAACCTTCCTCACGGCTACGGCCATTCCACGCGTGACATCGTGTTCACGCCCGACGACAAGCGGATGCTGGTGTCGGTGGGCTCCGTCGGCAACGCGGGCGAGGGCCTTGGCCGGCCGCCGGAAGGTATCGAGAGCTGGAGTCGCGATCACGCGCTTGGCGCCGCCTGGGGATCGGAAACCGACCGTGCGGCTGTGCTGGCCTTCGATCCCGACGGCAAGAACCGGAAACTGTTCGCCACCGGTATCCGCAACTGCGTCGGACTTGCGATCCAGCCTGGAAGCGGCACGCCCTGGTGTTCGACCAACGAGCGCGACGGCCGCGGCGACAATCTCGTGCCCGACTATGTGACGCGTATCCGCGAGGGCGCGTTCTACGGCTGGCCCTGGTACTATATTGGTGCCAACGAAGACCCCGCGCATGCCGGCGCGCGGCCCGACCTCAAGGACAAGGTGACTACTCCCGACGTGTTGTTGCAGGCGCACTCGGCCTCACTCGGCCTGACCTTTTACACCGGCAGCAGCTTTCCGGCCGAATATCGCGGCGACGGGTTTGCAGCCGAACACGGCTCGTGGAATCGCGCGAAGCGCACCGGCTACAAGGTCATTCGCATCAGGTTGAAGAACGGTCTGCCGACCGGCGAGTACGAGGATTTCGTCACCGGCTTCGTCATCGGTGACAATGAGGTCTGGGGCCGTCCGGTGGGTGTCACCGTGGCGCGGGACGGCGCGCTGCTGGTCTCCGAAGACGGCAACGGCACGATCTGGCGCGTCAGCCACGACTAG
- a CDS encoding sensor histidine kinase — translation MDHEKVNILLVDDQPAKLLAYEVILKELGETLVAASSGREALEFLLKNEVAVILVDVCMPELDGFELAAMIREHPRFQKTAMIFISAIQVSDIDRLRGYEMGAVDYVPVPVVPEVLRAKIRVFAELYRKTRQLERLNAELEDRVRARTAELEQSTTRLVESEARRSMAIAAGKMGSWDWDWVNGDWMWDEGQYKIFGVDPKSFALTSDNIQRLFHPDDVEKLRQGWTGFGNGHSSYEAEFRVVRPDGEIRWCVGTAAATSDRSGRVVRVSGVTVDITDRKKAEERQSLLTREVDHRAKNALALAQSIVRLTRAQNVTAYVRAVEGRITALARVHTVLSLSSWQGAEIRRLVTEEIAPYSEAGQIRIAGGEVQLQPATAQTLALALHELVTNSAKYGSLSVLPGRLAITWEVEDETLILAWVESGGPPVTKPKQKGFGTRSVIASIETQLGGRADFDWRTEGLICRLTVPLKPLVGDTPAFREPTTAERKPMVSSRAV, via the coding sequence ATGGACCATGAAAAGGTAAACATCCTTCTGGTCGATGACCAGCCGGCCAAGCTGCTGGCCTATGAGGTCATCTTGAAGGAGCTCGGCGAGACGCTCGTGGCCGCTTCGTCGGGCCGCGAGGCGCTGGAGTTCCTGCTCAAGAACGAAGTCGCGGTCATCCTGGTCGACGTCTGCATGCCCGAGCTCGACGGCTTCGAGCTCGCCGCGATGATCCGCGAGCATCCGCGCTTTCAAAAGACCGCGATGATTTTCATCTCGGCAATCCAGGTCAGCGACATTGATCGGCTGCGCGGCTACGAAATGGGCGCGGTCGATTACGTGCCGGTGCCGGTCGTGCCGGAAGTATTGCGCGCAAAAATCCGCGTGTTCGCCGAGCTCTACCGCAAGACGCGGCAACTCGAACGCCTCAACGCCGAGCTCGAGGACCGCGTGCGCGCCCGCACCGCCGAGCTCGAGCAGTCGACCACACGGCTGGTCGAGAGCGAGGCGCGCCGCAGCATGGCGATTGCCGCGGGCAAGATGGGCTCGTGGGACTGGGACTGGGTCAACGGCGACTGGATGTGGGACGAGGGGCAATACAAGATCTTCGGCGTCGATCCGAAATCCTTTGCGCTGACCTCCGACAATATCCAAAGGCTGTTTCATCCCGACGATGTCGAGAAACTCCGGCAGGGCTGGACCGGCTTCGGCAACGGCCACTCATCTTATGAGGCCGAATTCCGCGTCGTGCGGCCGGACGGCGAGATCCGCTGGTGCGTCGGCACGGCTGCGGCGACCAGCGACAGGAGCGGCAGGGTGGTGCGGGTCAGCGGCGTCACCGTCGACATCACCGATCGCAAGAAGGCCGAGGAACGGCAGAGCCTGTTGACCCGCGAGGTCGACCATCGCGCCAAGAATGCGCTTGCGCTGGCGCAGTCGATCGTGCGCCTGACGCGCGCGCAGAACGTGACCGCCTATGTGCGGGCGGTCGAGGGCCGCATCACGGCGCTGGCGCGCGTTCACACCGTGCTGTCGCTGTCGAGCTGGCAGGGCGCCGAAATCCGGCGGCTGGTGACCGAGGAGATTGCGCCTTATTCCGAGGCCGGACAGATCCGGATCGCCGGCGGAGAGGTGCAGTTGCAGCCCGCGACCGCGCAGACGCTGGCACTGGCGTTGCATGAGCTCGTCACCAACTCCGCCAAATATGGCAGCCTGTCGGTGTTGCCGGGCCGGCTCGCGATCACCTGGGAAGTGGAGGACGAGACGCTGATCCTGGCCTGGGTGGAATCCGGCGGGCCTCCGGTGACCAAGCCGAAGCAGAAAGGCTTCGGCACACGAAGTGTCATTGCCAGCATCGAGACCCAGCTCGGCGGACGGGCCGATTTCGATTGGCGCACCGAGGGCCTGATCTGCCGGCTCACGGTTCCCCTCAAGCCGCTTGTTGGAGACACGCCGGCGTTCCGCGAACCGACGACGGCCGAGCGCAAGCCCATGGTCAGTTCCCGGGCCGTGTAG
- a CDS encoding aminoglycoside phosphotransferase family protein: protein MFEPYLSAWSLVPDGDPIVTHAARLLPVRRHGEPAMLKLSNEPDERLGAIVMEWWDDDPLAEIDLQIAKLAASELDRMA, encoded by the coding sequence ATGTTCGAACCCTATCTCTCGGCCTGGAGCCTCGTCCCCGACGGCGATCCGATCGTGACGCACGCCGCGCGGTTGCTACCGGTGCGGCGGCACGGCGAACCGGCAATGCTCAAGCTCTCGAACGAACCGGACGAGCGGCTCGGCGCCATCGTCATGGAGTGGTGGGATGACGATCCGCTCGCCGAAATCGACCTGCAGATTGCAAAACTTGCCGCGTCTGAGCTCGACCGGATGGCGTAG